From Erythrobacter sp. YJ-T3-07:
GCAATGTCGCGACTGTATTTCGCCGCCTTCGCGGCTGCCTCATCGCGATCATCTTCGTTTAGCGCAAAATCGATGCTCTCTGCGCTGGCTTGTTCGTGCGCGGTGGAGAGGCGATCCTGTTCGAGCTCGATATCCGCAATGAGCTGTTCGAGTGTTTCAATGGTGACGCGATCGGTCGACCGCGCACTGGCGATGCGTTCTTGCAGCGATTTTGCCATGAAGCATCACCCGCCGTAACGCATGTCGCGAACATAGTCGCGAACCTGCTGACCATTGCCCACCTTGGCAGTGTTACCGGACGCAGAGGGCTTATGTGCCTCAGGGATCCCGCTCATAACCGAATCTCGGATGGCCGCTGATCTGGCGGCGACGCGCCGTTGACGGGCAAGAAACTCGGCACGCTCACGATCAAACGCGGGAGCTGCGTCACCGAGAAAGGCGAACTTGGTGACATGGACCGCCAGCTCGCGGTCGACTTCGGCGCGAATGGCGTCTTCCGATCCATCGTCCTTGAGGAAGATCCCGCGCGAGCTCGAAGGCGCGCTATCCACGAAGGCGAGGTCGAAGCGCAGGCTTTCGCCGGGTGCGAGGATTTCCTTGTAGCCTGGACGAAGGCGGCCTGCGGTCATCGCCTCGTCGGCGGTGCAGGGTGAACCGGTAGGGGAAAGGTAATTCGGCATTGTCTTGCTCCGGTGCCCGCGGCTGCGCGACGGGCGGCGCTGACGGCCCGATGCCGTCAGATTTTTGATGACAGGAGCGAACGCGTTGAATTACCTCCGGCAAGAGGGGGAGAAGACACCATGAATAGAAACGTGATCATCGCAGCCGTTGTCGGGTTGGTGCTGGTGTTGGGCGCTGGCTGGTATTTCGCCTCGCCTGCAATGGCGCTGTCACAGCTTAGGCAGGCGGCGATCGACGGGGACGCCGAGAAGCTCGAAGAGAGCATCGACTTTCCGGCTGTCCGCGAATCCTTGCAGGCGGAACTGCGTGCGGCCATGGCGGCGGAGATGGCCCGTCAGCAGGAAGCAGGTGAAGATGGCTTCGGGATGCTCGGAGGCGCGCTCGCGATGGGCATGGTCGACCCGATGGTGGACGGTTTCGTGAACCCCCAATCGATGGCCAGCATGATCGAAAAGGGGAAGATGGACCGCATGAGAGCGGGTGAGGCGGGTGATGAACCTGAGACGGAAGCCAACGCGGAGCCTACCGATTGGGATATCGCGCGTGATGGGTTCAGCCGTTTTACCGCAACGCCGGTTGCTCCCGAAGGCGAGCGGGTGCCGACTATGGTCTTCGAACGTGACGGCTTTGGATGGAAGCTTGCCGGCATCGATCTGCCAGAAGGGCCGTTGAACGCCGATTAAGGCTGAGTGGTCGCCTTATTGGCAGTGGAGCGCTTCCAATTCCTTGGCGCGTTCGATTGCCTTCGCCGGGCGCGCTTCGTCGCCGCCATGATCAGCCGCATCGATAAGCTTGCCATCGCGAAGCAGGAGAGGTTCGGTCGCCACCGACGCCATGACTGCGCTGGTCAGGTCGGCGCCGATCGATATGCGGCCCCAGCCGGGCGTATCGGCTGTTGCTGCGAAGGTCGCGGGCTCGCGCTCCACCGCCACGATCTCGCCGGAAGAGCTGATCGAGACGCGATGCAGCGCTACTCGTTCACCGTTGTTGATCATGCGGAAGGCGTTGAAGGTTGGGGAGGGCATCGGCGGCTCCGTCGTCAGGGGTGGGCTGCAAGGATGCGTGGGGAGGGGCCGGACGCTTACCGCCGTTGATCAGTCAGGGATGGTCCAATTCACCGAGCCCTCGAACACGCCAGGCACCTCGTTGCCTCCTTCATCGATCGCTGGCCGGAAACGTGCTCGTCGGCTGACGAGTGTGCAGGTGAGCTCATCAAGCTCAGCGTTGCCCGAACTTTCGGCAATCTCGCAACTGTCGGCACGCCCGGCGGTGTTCACGGCAAGGCGAAAGGCGACACGCCCCTCAACCCTGGCGGCAATCATCGAAGACCTGTAATCCGAGCCACTGATCCAGAGTCGATTGACAGGGACTGGCTCACGCGGCCCCATGGGCTTAGCGGCCGCGAAGGGGTCGCGAGGCAAGTCAGCATATCGTGCCTCGTATGCCTTTTGCTCAGCTATCTCCTGGCGAACCTTGGCGACGCATTGGTTCAAGGTGACGAGAGCATTGGCGGTGCCATCGAGGGAGAGTTTATCGATCCGGTCTTCGCCAAGGAAGACATGAAGGGTTGAACCTTTGGCAAAGTCCCGTTCGAAGCCATCTCCCATATTCAGCACCAGGCCTCCACCAAGGCTGCGCTTGAAGCCAATGGCACCGGCTCCCCCGTATTCCTTCCCATTCAGGACAAGAGATGCATCGTAATTCTCTTGATCCTTCACGCTCCAGTTGTCGTTGCCAACCGAAACGGCCACGGTTCCATCAACGCCTTTGATCAGGCCCAATGTAGACGATCCAGGCCCCTCGTATTCGAGCCACATACTGCAATCGTCGTCATCTTTGAGGATCACCCAGTCCGAACGCTCGGCGTAAAAGTCGGCAGCAAGAACTGGGGAGGTGAGGAGGCTCGCCGAAGCGATGAGTATGACTGCCGTTCGCATTGCATCCCCCCGTGGTCTGTTGGGATAATCCCGCTCGATCGGCGCTTGGTCAAGGGCGTGAAAATCGGGTTAGGCGGATACCAGGTCCGCAACACCTATCCTTCAAACTCCTGACCTGTGGTCTTTTTTAGGATGGGGCTCATGCCATCCCCACCAACGTCACCACGTTCCGGTCAGAATGCAACTAGCCCCACCTCCTCAGATACCGCTCAACCGCCTGTCTAAAAGCGAGCCAGCGTGCCCTTTCGTCAGAATATCGCTCCGGAAACTCCTTCACACGATCATAGGCCTCCATAAGGTTCGTCATCTCGTCGCTCGCCCGATGCGCAGGCCGGTCAGCATTCCGCTGGTTGACCGAATCAAGACGTTGACGAACCATACGCGGATTGGAACGAAACTGGAACAGAGCGCAAGACCCGATGTGCAACCTCTACCGCATGACGAAGGCGCAGGCCGAGATAGCGAGGATGTTCAACGCGAGCAGCACCGCTGGCGCGAACTTCGCAGATGAGGTCTACCCCGGCTATTCCGGCGCGGTGATCGCCGGTGGCGAGCTGCGGTCCATGGTGTGGGGCTTCCCCCTCACCCAGAAGAGCAAGAAGACCGGTGAGCCACTCAAGCCGCGCCCGGTGAACAACGCGCGATCGGACAACCTGGGAAGCTTCATGTGGCGCTACAGCTTCGAGGAGCGGCGGTGCCTGATCCCGCTGACCGCGTGGGCAGAGGCGGAAGGAAAGCGGGGAGCGATGACGCGCACCTGGCTATCCCTGTCAGGCGACGACGCTTTCGCGGTTGCGGGCATCTGGCGCACAAGCGACGAATGGGGCGACTGCTATTCGATGGTGATGACCGACGCGGCCGGCGCGGCTGCCGAGGTCCACAATCGCATGCCGGTGATCCTCTCGCCCGATCAATACGAAGAGTGGCAGGAAGGATCGCCGGAAGAGGCTCTGTCATTGTGCCGACCATGGGATGGCCTGCTGAAGATCGATCGCACCGGAGAGCATTGGGCGAGGCGCTGAACTCGCGCGCGCGATACCTGTCCCTCCGGGTTGCGGGGGCTATTTGCATCGCGCGCGTATCGGTGCGGTCCGGTCGGGGTGCACGAACAATCGCCTCGAGAGCAATCCGTTCCACACCATACCTGCTGGTAGTTGCTGCTTGCGCGCGCGAAGCGATTAAGAAGTTGCCTGCGAAAGAGGGACAGAAGAATTTTTTGTATCTCACGCGCGCAAGCAGCATCTGACAGCACCTTACGAACTTAATGCGGTACGGATCATCTCGCGAGCGACAGCACGGCGAGCGAGTTCCTCCTTGCCCCGGTCAACAAACCGCTCATGCACAAGGGGATTTACTAGGAAACGAGGCTTATTGCTCTTCCGCGCCGGCTCTGCCCATTCACCCCAGCCAAAAGCCTCGAGCTTTTCGCATAGAAGCCTGACTTCATCGGCTGTGAAGTGGCGGAAGGATTGTGATGAGCTTTGCACATCGCGAGCCTTCACCTCCTGAACCCCAGACCCTACTATCCATGACGCAAGGTCGACCAGCTGCTCATGGCCCGCCGACATGCCCAACATCCCGGCGTAGAATGCGATCGCGCTCGGACGGAGGAATTGTTCCATAAAGGATGCGACTCGCTCCGCAGTGTTGCCGGAGATTTCCAGAGGTGGCTGTATCTGGTCGGAGTGATCGACGCAGTGCCAGAGAACGCAGAGCCGGGCGAACAGGCCATCGTATTTACCGAAATGGGCGGCAAGCTTCGGGGAGATGGCCTCAAGTGCGGACACGAGATCAAGATGCTCTTGTTCGAGCCGCTCGCGTATGGCTCGAGCATTGTCGTCCAAGCGAAGGGAGGAAGTGAAATTTCCGTGCCCGATGGCGCCACTTCGCTCGGATGGGCGCATAACTTCTAGGCGCTCAATCAGCCTTTCGTAGTCAGCGAGGGTGTTGTCGGTCGGAACGTCGCGACCAACTTTCCCTGGGCGCAAAATGACGGGCAATAGTCGCTGCACTAAGCCGTCATCGTGGGTATCGTTGGCAATAGAACGGATCGGCTCCGGTTGGATGCCGCCAAGTAAGCTGATCGAACAATTTGGGATGTAGGAGGCACCACGTGCGATACGGTTCAGGCTGTAGCTCCCGCCATTGAAGGCTTGAAGCCAGAACCCACGATCGGCTTGAGAGCCCTTTCCGGGCGCGTATTTATCCATCGCCCCGAACCAACCGGACAATTCATCCTGTGCAGACAGAACACCCCGCGGCGAGTCTCGCAGCACTTCCTGCGCCGCCTCGATCGTTGCGTCCGCAATGACGCGACGTTCCTGCCTGGGCGGCTCGGCTGCCTTCCTCTCTTTGGTGCTCAGAGCGTCGTATTCTTGGCGCTTGCCCACATAGACGCGCATGAGGTTCGCATCGATCCGCTTCAAAGGACGCAGAGCTGCACTCATAATCGGCGTCTTCTTCATCGAAGGTGAGCCGACCAAGCCAACCCAAAGTCGAGCGCTCTCTTTCCACGTGGGGTCATGGCGCTTCACCTGCAGCTTGATCTCGTCTGTGATCGCGGCCGCACAGACGCACAGGGTGGCCATCGCCAAGCCGGCAGGATCGACGCCCATGATTTCAGCGTGCCCGCGGGCGAATCGTTCAACGGCTTCTGGAAGCAATCCTTCAGGCAACTCCGGCGCCGCGTAATGGCGCCAGAGATCCACCGGCTCTGGGTGGCACGAGGGCTGGGCAAGTTTGTCTGCGATCAAGGCGTGGAGTTCCTTCGAACCGCTCTCCCAATCCAGAATATCGCCCCCATCTGGCAGCCCGGGAAGGCGAAGCAAGGTTGGCGATCCTTCCGCCCGCTCGACCGCCTCGACCGTCGACTGCGCCTGCTTCTCGCCGGCCTCATCGTTGTCGGGCAGGATGAAAACCGTCCGCCCCTTTACATAGCCGGAGAATTCGAACCCCTTCCAATCCTTGTGGCTGGTGGCGAGGAAGCCCCATCCAGCAAGCCGATCGGCCTTCGCCTCGCCCTCGACCATGAGGATAGGCAGGTCTCGCGGAGCAGCAAGCAGGTCGGGCAGGCGATAGGGGACACGGTCGTCGCCAGCGCCGCGAACCCATCCACCCTTTCCGTTCGGGCGATCGTATCGGAACGACTTCGACCGTCCGTCCGGTCCTGGTTCGATGCGATGTTTCCGATACAGCAGAGCACCGTCGGCCGCCAGAAACTCGAAAGTCGCGACGATCTTCTGCCCGGGGCCAAGCCCAACGGCGTGATCGGGTGGAGGTGTTGTATCCCGCTGAGGAGGTGACCAGGGGATTCGGTCCCCGGGGGCCTGCAGCGGGGGCAGGAAGTTGTCTGCGCGCAGCCTGTCCTTCTCCGCGAGCGGGTCTCCGCCGTTGAAGCAATGAACAAGGCACCCGTCCGGCGCATCGTCCGCAGCCCGAACAGCAACACCCCTATCGCGGGCACTATGCCCGATGGCAGGGATGAGCGCCTGGCCACCCGAAACTTCGCCGCCGTAGTGCCGCGCGATGGCGTGGATATCGATCATGCCGCCGCCTCGCTTTCGAGGTCGTCGACAATCACGATGGGCAGGCCATTCCGGCCGGGCCATTGCTTCAAGAGCTCGAGCAGCCCATCGAGCGGTAGCACCGGCTTGAAGTCGATCGAGTCAGTCCATTCGTCTCCGGCATATGCCGCAACCCAATGGGTTCGATCGCGGTTGAAAGGCTCTACGCGGATGGCGCGCGAAGGCGCCTTGGGGAAGCGGATGAGTGTCACGTGTCACCGTCCAGCGCGACGAATGCGCCGCACCATCCCGATGCGCTAACCCACGGCCATGCACCTTCAGAGAGACCATCTTGAACAAGGCTGGGGGGAAGGGCACGACACTCGCCAAAACCGCCATCGCCAGGCTCGAAGTTACAGCATCGGCCGCAACTGCGGCTTGCCGCCGCGCCGTTTTGCGGGTATGCTTCGGTTCGAATTTCGCCCCTGACAAGACGATTTTCAGAGCCGCCCTTGCAGGGGCGGCTTTTTCGTTCAGGCGGTCCGATCATGCTTCCTCGCGATCGGGTTCAACGCCCAGATATTCATGCAGCGAGCGCGCATCGATAAGCCGTCGCCGACCGACGAGCTTCGAGCGGATTTTGTTGGCCATCAACGCTCGATGGATAGTGATTTGATGAAGGCCAGTCAGCTCGCTGGCTTCTTTCACGCTGTAGGTCAGCTTATTCAATGATGCCTCCTGTCAGTAACCCACAGGAGTTGTCATCGGTTAGTGGGGAAGCGTTTTCAGCCTTCCTGTAAAAAGTCGCGGAGGCTCTTCATGTCGGTGAGACCCTTTCCAACCACAAAGCAGCAGAATACCGCGCGAGTTAGGAAATCTTTCTCACTCGCGTCGGCCAGATCGAAATATTCGCTCAGTTCTCTGGGTTCCTTGCCCGCCCAAGTTAACATCATTCGGTGGAAAGCGATGGCGTCTTGCAAGAGCTTCCGTTGACGCTGATCAATGCCCATCCTTCCTGACTTAAGGTATGCAGGTTGCGACAGCTCGCTTGCGAGAAAATCATCCGCCAAGGCGAGCCAAGCTCGCCGCTGATCGATAAGGCCGCCGGCGGATTTCGGGCCAACGCCGCCAGCGAATAACAGCCTCGGATGATTGGCGTTGGTGCCCGCAAGCGCCTCGGCGATGCGCTCCCGCACTTCGGTGCTGATCTCGACGCCGCTTACCAAGAGCTCAATGAGGCTGACCTGAGGTTGCGCCTGATAGCCGTCTAACGCGAGAACCGCTCGGGTGTTCAATGTCGAGGCAAGCTCGCTATCGGTATTTTCGGTCACAAACGTTTTCCGAAGTCCTTCGATCGCCTCGACAGCTCGCCTCCGTTCCGTAGTTTGCTCCCAATCGCTCACGGCCGGTAAATCCCGACGACCTCGCCCACGACGTTGTGGCCGACCGCCCAAGCCTTAATCGGTCCATCGGCAAAGCCGCTTTCGTGGATGAACCACCAAGCATCCCCGGTCGCTTCACGGCGCACAGCCCGGATCACTCGGCGGGAGGTCTTGAGTAGAGTGCGCGGGCCACCGTCCATGTCGTATCGCTGCACATGCTCGTCATACGTCTGCCATACCATGCCACCTGGCGGATGCTGTGTCTCGACGACGTAAAAACCGCCTTCGACCATCTCCAGCCATTTCGGGTGCGATACTGCCACCATTCCGCACAGCGGAACGACATCGTGGCCAGAGGGCACACGGTCGAAAATTCGGAGTGCATGCGTGCCGGATGAGAACTCGCCGTTCGGCATTGCAAGCTTGGAGGTCGCGACTGCGAGCGCGCTCATTGCTGCCGCTCCATCTCTGCTCGAAGGGCAGTGCTTTGCCCGATGGTCATATCGGTCAGCCGCGCGAAGGAATAGGCCTCCAAGCCACCGACGGTCTCCTGCATTTCCGCCAGCCTATCGATGATCCTGCGGCGATCCTCTTTTGGGAACTCTTGCAGGATCATCAGCGAGAGCAGCATCTCTGACGAGCGGCCATGCTTCCGCATAGCGCGGGCATACGGCTCCTCGGCCCGCAAGTGCGGGTGTCGATATGGAAACGACTGGCCTTGCGATTCGCGCAAGTCGCGCTTGGCGCGACGCGCTTGCTGATTGTGCCGCTGCTGGACCTTCCGCGGTGCCGCAGTTGGCAGGATCTCGACATTGGAAGGCCGGCGTGCTCGCAACTCGCGTAGGGTGGGCGTTCGGATGCTCATTTCACCCCTCCCACTTGGCCATAGTAGCTTTCCAGAGCATGCGCCCGCATGTGGCTCTGCAGGGCTCGTCGCGCGTGCGGCACGGAATCGAGCATCGCAATCATCGCCCGCATTCTGCCGCCATGATGCGCGGAGTTATAGGCCCTTGTGTTCTCTCTCATTCCTTTCGGCAGGTCGGCGCTTGGTTTGGCATAGCCAGGTCCAGTAGGCTCGGGGTTCCAGCCGATTGAGCCGGTTCCGTCCCGCTGCGCGAACACTGATCCGCCATACCGGGTCCACTCTTCCAGCCATGCGGCGACAAACAGGTCTAGCCCTGGCGCGATCGCATCGGGTATCGGGTTCGCAGTCATCTTTCGGCACTCCTTTTGCCGTTGGTGGTAGGCCGGGCCGAGGGCTCCACCCCTCGAGCTCGGCCGCTCTAAGCCGGGTCACTCCGGCGAAGCTTGTTGCACTCCTGCAGCTGCCCGCATCCGCGCGCGATAGGCAGCATCGAGACCATGCCGGACCTTCGTCCGGCCTTCGAGAAAATCATCCCATTGCTGCATGAGGTCGAGGCGCTGATCGAGAAAAAGGGTTCGCTGATAGGCGGCCTTCACCTCGTTTTCGAGCGCATGGGCCATCGCAGCGTCGATCACTGCGGCCTCGAAATTGGTGTGCTCTGCCGCCCAATCCTCGAAGGTCGATCGCCACCCGTGAAGGGTTGCGCCATCGATAAACTCGTCTTGCACCTTCTTGAGACTGGTATCGCTGATCGCGCTCTTGGCCGGTTTCATGGGGCTGGGAAAAACGAAATCGGCGTCTTCTTCGTCGGGCAGCGGAATAGCCTTGACGATTTTCAGGATATCGATCGCACCTTCGGGAAGCGGAACGACGTGAGGTTCGTCTGTTTTCATTCGTTGCGCAGGGATCGACCAAAGCCCGTTTTCCAAGTCCATTTCGTCCCAGCGCGCCGCCCGCCCGATGCCAGGGCGTAAGGCCGTCAGAATCTGGAAGCGCAGAGCCTCGGCCGCTCGCGTCCCCTTTTTCTTGAGCTCGCCATAGACGCGAGGAGCCTCCTCGATCGGCACGGCCGGGAAGTGCCTCACCTTCTTCTTCTGTCGCCCCAGGGCAGAGCGGATCACGTCCCGCGGCAGTTCGGCATCGCGCAGGCCTTCGCCAACCGCCCAGCGCGCAACGTCGCAAATGCGCTGCAGCGTCCGCCGGGCTGTCTCTTTCTTCTCGAGCCAGATCGGCTGGAGAGCAGCCTTCACGTCAGAGTGATGAACGTCGGCGATCGAGATCTCGCCGAGGGTAGGGTAGGCATAAGCACGGAGCGTGTTGATCCATTGATCGACGTGCTTGCCGTTCTTGAACGCCCCTTTTCGCTCTTCCCAGCATTGCTCCGCGGCCATCCTGAAAGTGAAGGCACGGCGGCGTGCCTTCCGCTTCTCCTCGATCGGATCGAGCCCGTCCCGAACCATACGGCGATATTGCGCTGCACGTTCGCGAGCCTCGGCAAGGGTGACTTCTGGATAGGCACCCAACCCCAGGTCGCGTCGCCTCCCGCTCGGCACCCTGATGCGACAGGTCCACGATTTCGCTCGACCCGACGGCGCCACATTGAGAATCAGTCCGTCGCCGATCGAATGGCGCCCAGTCTCTTTCGCTAGAGCTTCGAGCTCTCTTACGGTAATAGGACGAGGGCGGAGATAGGGCATGCGCTTCCTAGAGGATCGATTTCATCCCCACCACTTTCCGCCGATTTGAGGCGCTATGTCAAGCGCCTTTCTGCATATCCTCGATAATGCGAAACGCGAATTGCGCCGCAATTCCGGGCTTTATGCTTCCCCCTGCATATTCCTGCATATGGTATATGGCGGACAGGGTGGGATTCGAACCCACGGTGAGCGTAAACCCACGGCGGTTTTCAAGACCGCTGCCTTAAACCACTCGGCCACCTGTCCGCACTGGGAATGTCGGCTAACGCTTCATCGCGCGTTTGTCACTCTCCGGCACGCTGGCTAGGCCCACCTTATCTAAGTCATTGGCGAGTCATGTGGGGTGTGACACAGATACCGGCATGAGTTTGCGCCGCTCCCTCCTCCCCCTCGCCGCGTGCTTCGCCGCGCTTGCCGCAACTCCTGCCGCCGCGCAGGACATGCCTTTCGATGCCTACATGCAGCTGGTTATCGCCAAGGCGCGTGCCCAGGGGGTGAGCGAGGATACGATACGGCGGATGACCTCGGACCTCACGCCCAATCCGCGCGTGATCGAGCTCGACCAGTCGCAGCCCGGCTCGTCCTCGTCGCCCGGATATCCACCGCTGAGGCCCTATCTGGACCGTCACGTCGACAATGCGCGGATCGGCGGCGGGCGCTCGGTCTACAACGAGACCACCTACCTCCACGATCGCATCCGCCAGCAATACGGCGTGCCGCCCGAGATCATCATCGCGATCTGGGGGCACGAGACCAATTACGGCGGCTATCGCGGCAATTTCGATCTCGCCCGCTCGCTCGCCACGCTGGCGTGGGAAGGGCGTCGGCGCGAGCTGTTCGAGAGCGAGTTCATTGCGCTGCTCAAGGTGGCGGACAAAGGCTATTCGCGCGAACGGCTGGTCGGCAGCTGGGCGGGTGCCTTCGGCAATCCGCAATTCCTGCCGAGCGTCTATCTGCGCCTCGCCACCGATGGCGATGGTGACGGGATGGCGAACATCTTCACCAACCAGGCCGACACGATGGCCTCGATCGCGCGCTATTTCCAGGATGCGGGCTGGCGGCCCGGAATTCCGTGGGGCGTGGGCGCAAGCGTGCCCTCGGGCTTCGATGTCGATGCCTACCGCACCCAACTGGTCGCCCCGGTCTGCCCGCGCGTGCACGAGCGGCACAGCCAGTGGAAGACGGTGGAGGAATGGCGCGCGCTGGGCGTTACGCCGCATCGCAGCCTGCCGCCCGGCACGCTCACCAGCTTGTTCCAGCCCGACGGGCCGGGAACTCCTGCGTGGCTGTTAACCTCAAATTATCGCGTTATCCTCGAATATAACTGCTCCAATTACTACGCCATGAGTGTGGGGCTGCTAGCCGATGAGATTGCCCGGTAACCTCCGGATTTTGGGAATTGCGTTTGGTCTGATCGCCAGCCTTTCCGCCTGTTCGGGCGGGGGAGGGAGCGGCGATCTGGCGCCCAATGCAGATTACTACGCGGTCGATCGCGCCGCGCCGACGCCTGTCGGTGCGATCAATGGCCCGCAGGCGGATTACCCGCAGGTGCTGGGCGAGCCCTATGTGGTCGACGGACAGACCTACACCCCGGCAGACGTACTCAGCTACGATGCGGTCGGCTATGCGACGATCGATGACGCTGCCGGGCCGGGCATCACCATTTCGCACAAGACCCTGCCGCTGCCAAGCTATGTCGAGCTGACCTCGCTCGACACCGGGCGCACCATCCTGGCGCGTGCGGAACGGCGCGGGCCGATGACGTCGAGCCGGATTCTCGGCCTGTCACCCGGTGCCGCGCAGGAACTTGGCGCGGGCGAGGGCGCTCCGATTCGGGTTCGCCGGGTCAATCCGCCCGAATACGAACGCGCGGCCCTGCGCTCCGGCCAGCCCGCCGGATCGCGGCTCGATACGCCCGACACGCTGCTGGCGGTGCTGCGCAAGCAATTGCCTGCCACCGGATCGGTCAGCCTTGCGCGAGCCGACGCGCGCAGTACCTCGGCACGACCCAGCGGCGCGGCGGACACAGATTACCGCACGGTGGAGCGCGAATTCGACACGACCTTCGCCGAAGTCGACCCGGGGCCGTCCAGTGCGGTCGCCGACGCATTCGAGGAATATGAGACGCTTCCGCCCGCTCCTGCGGCGCCAACCCGCTACGCGCTCGCCCCGATCGGGGAAACGCCGACCGGGGCAGGGCGTCCCGCGCCGGTCGAGGTCGCGCGGATGGAAACGCCGCGCCCGGCCCCTGCGCCGCGCGCCACGCCGCCGCCCGCACGAGCGACGCCTGCGCCGCCCGTCACGCGCTCCGTACCTGCGCGAACGACGCAATCGACCGCCAGACGCGGCCGTTACGTCATCCAGGTCGCGTCATTCTCCAGCAAGAACAATGCGATCGAAGCGGCCGACAAGCTGGGCGGATTCGTGGTCCAGTCGGGCCGCTTCTACCGCGTGCGCACGGGGCCCTTCGCGAGCCGTGGAGAAGCCGATGCCGCCCTCGCCAGCGCGCGCCGGGTCGGCTATAGGGACGCCTTCATAGACACGAGCGAATAGCGGCTGCGCCGATCCCCCGACGGCGCAAACTCGCCGTAGCAGGAGCAACCGCATTGTCTTCATCTCTGGTGAACCGGGCCCGGGTAGTGGGTTTTCTCGCCGCCCTGTCGCTCGCGTTGCCAACCGGGCTCAGCGCCCAGCCTTCGCCCCCGACCCCCGAACAGGCGCCGATCGCCTACATGATCGATCTGTCGAGCGGACAGACGCTCTATGCGCGCGATATCGACCGCCGCTTCGTCCCCGCGTCGATCACCAAGGTGATGACCACGCTGGTGGCGTTCGACATGCTCGCCGATGGCAAGCTGCGGCGCGACCAGCGCATGCCCTATCGCGACGCCAGCTTCGACGAATGGCATCGCAAGGGATCGACGCTGTTCCTCCCGCGCCGTGCGCGGCCCTCGGTGAACGAGCTGCTGATCGGGATCACCACGGTCTCTGCCAATGACGCAGCGGTCGTGCTGGCCGAAGGCGCGGCGGGCAGCGTGGACAAGTGGACCGCGCGGATGAACGCCACCGCCCGTTCCATCGGCATGCACGACAGCTATTTCGGGACGCCCAATGGCTGGCCGGACGAGGGGCATACCTTCACCAGTGCACGCGATCTGGGGCTGCTGGCAAAGCGGATCATCCGCGGCCATCCAGACTTTTTCGACTATTACTACGGTCGCACCGGGCTGAAGGCCTACGGCATCGCGCAGGACAATCACGATCCGATCACCGGCCGGGTGGACGGCGCGGACGGGTTGAAGACCGGCTATACCGATCAGGCGGGCTACGGCTTCCTCGGCACGGCGGAGCGCGACGGACGGCGGCTGGTGATGGTGGTTGCGGGGGCCGATCGCGGCCAGGTGCGCAACCGGGCCGCGCGCGATTTCATCGAATGGGGTTTCGACGCGTTCGACAGCACCCTGCTGGTCAGGAAAGGCAAGCCTGCCGCCACCGC
This genomic window contains:
- a CDS encoding DUF2939 domain-containing protein codes for the protein MNRNVIIAAVVGLVLVLGAGWYFASPAMALSQLRQAAIDGDAEKLEESIDFPAVRESLQAELRAAMAAEMARQQEAGEDGFGMLGGALAMGMVDPMVDGFVNPQSMASMIEKGKMDRMRAGEAGDEPETEANAEPTDWDIARDGFSRFTATPVAPEGERVPTMVFERDGFGWKLAGIDLPEGPLNAD
- a CDS encoding integrase arm-type DNA-binding domain-containing protein, whose translation is MPYLRPRPITVRELEALAKETGRHSIGDGLILNVAPSGRAKSWTCRIRVPSGRRRDLGLGAYPEVTLAEARERAAQYRRMVRDGLDPIEEKRKARRRAFTFRMAAEQCWEERKGAFKNGKHVDQWINTLRAYAYPTLGEISIADVHHSDVKAALQPIWLEKKETARRTLQRICDVARWAVGEGLRDAELPRDVIRSALGRQKKKVRHFPAVPIEEAPRVYGELKKKGTRAAEALRFQILTALRPGIGRAARWDEMDLENGLWSIPAQRMKTDEPHVVPLPEGAIDILKIVKAIPLPDEEDADFVFPSPMKPAKSAISDTSLKKVQDEFIDGATLHGWRSTFEDWAAEHTNFEAAVIDAAMAHALENEVKAAYQRTLFLDQRLDLMQQWDDFLEGRTKVRHGLDAAYRARMRAAAGVQQASPE
- a CDS encoding DUF3987 domain-containing protein: MIDIHAIARHYGGEVSGGQALIPAIGHSARDRGVAVRAADDAPDGCLVHCFNGGDPLAEKDRLRADNFLPPLQAPGDRIPWSPPQRDTTPPPDHAVGLGPGQKIVATFEFLAADGALLYRKHRIEPGPDGRSKSFRYDRPNGKGGWVRGAGDDRVPYRLPDLLAAPRDLPILMVEGEAKADRLAGWGFLATSHKDWKGFEFSGYVKGRTVFILPDNDEAGEKQAQSTVEAVERAEGSPTLLRLPGLPDGGDILDWESGSKELHALIADKLAQPSCHPEPVDLWRHYAAPELPEGLLPEAVERFARGHAEIMGVDPAGLAMATLCVCAAAITDEIKLQVKRHDPTWKESARLWVGLVGSPSMKKTPIMSAALRPLKRIDANLMRVYVGKRQEYDALSTKERKAAEPPRQERRVIADATIEAAQEVLRDSPRGVLSAQDELSGWFGAMDKYAPGKGSQADRGFWLQAFNGGSYSLNRIARGASYIPNCSISLLGGIQPEPIRSIANDTHDDGLVQRLLPVILRPGKVGRDVPTDNTLADYERLIERLEVMRPSERSGAIGHGNFTSSLRLDDNARAIRERLEQEHLDLVSALEAISPKLAAHFGKYDGLFARLCVLWHCVDHSDQIQPPLEISGNTAERVASFMEQFLRPSAIAFYAGMLGMSAGHEQLVDLASWIVGSGVQEVKARDVQSSSQSFRHFTADEVRLLCEKLEAFGWGEWAEPARKSNKPRFLVNPLVHERFVDRGKEELARRAVAREMIRTALSS
- a CDS encoding TonB family protein, which translates into the protein MRTAVILIASASLLTSPVLAADFYAERSDWVILKDDDDCSMWLEYEGPGSSTLGLIKGVDGTVAVSVGNDNWSVKDQENYDASLVLNGKEYGGAGAIGFKRSLGGGLVLNMGDGFERDFAKGSTLHVFLGEDRIDKLSLDGTANALVTLNQCVAKVRQEIAEQKAYEARYADLPRDPFAAAKPMGPREPVPVNRLWISGSDYRSSMIAARVEGRVAFRLAVNTAGRADSCEIAESSGNAELDELTCTLVSRRARFRPAIDEGGNEVPGVFEGSVNWTIPD
- a CDS encoding SOS response-associated peptidase; this encodes MCNLYRMTKAQAEIARMFNASSTAGANFADEVYPGYSGAVIAGGELRSMVWGFPLTQKSKKTGEPLKPRPVNNARSDNLGSFMWRYSFEERRCLIPLTAWAEAEGKRGAMTRTWLSLSGDDAFAVAGIWRTSDEWGDCYSMVMTDAAGAAAEVHNRMPVILSPDQYEEWQEGSPEEALSLCRPWDGLLKIDRTGEHWARR
- a CDS encoding excisionase family DNA-binding protein — translated: MNKLTYSVKEASELTGLHQITIHRALMANKIRSKLVGRRRLIDARSLHEYLGVEPDREEA